In Spirochaeta isovalerica, one DNA window encodes the following:
- a CDS encoding L-threonylcarbamoyladenylate synthase yields MMIYESTRENIEKAARVILDGRLVSFPTETVYGLGGNSLDPKAVARIFEAKARPSFDPLITHIAELEMLDRIADVKSSRTFDIIERFWPGSLTLIVPKRDIIPDIVTSGLDTMAVRMPDHPTALELIRLSSGAVAAPSANPFGYLSPTTAAHVDELLGDKIEMVLEGGTCRIGVESTVLDVTGERPIVLRPGGIALETIRELIPDVGIFNRETTSPTAPGQLKMHYSPTRPLHIVDSVNLVSERERCGALLFKDGPDVSGFSAVEILSPEGDPVEAAARLFVALHNLDRAGIDRIYAEKIPEEGLGRAVMDRIYKASEK; encoded by the coding sequence ATGATGATTTACGAAAGCACAAGGGAAAACATTGAAAAAGCGGCCCGCGTGATACTCGACGGGAGACTGGTCTCCTTTCCCACTGAAACTGTTTACGGACTTGGTGGCAACTCACTCGACCCGAAAGCAGTGGCCCGTATTTTCGAAGCCAAAGCCCGCCCTTCTTTCGATCCGCTCATCACCCATATCGCCGAGCTGGAAATGCTGGACCGCATAGCCGATGTGAAGTCAAGCCGCACTTTTGATATCATTGAACGGTTCTGGCCGGGATCCCTGACTCTGATCGTGCCTAAAAGGGATATCATTCCCGATATCGTGACATCGGGACTGGATACCATGGCGGTGAGAATGCCCGATCATCCCACGGCGCTGGAACTGATACGTCTTTCCTCGGGTGCCGTAGCCGCGCCGAGCGCCAACCCGTTCGGATACCTGAGCCCTACGACAGCCGCTCACGTGGACGAACTGCTCGGCGATAAAATAGAGATGGTACTGGAGGGAGGGACCTGCCGCATCGGAGTTGAATCGACCGTGCTCGATGTTACGGGAGAGCGCCCGATCGTTCTGCGTCCCGGCGGAATCGCCCTGGAAACCATAAGGGAGCTTATACCTGATGTGGGTATTTTTAACAGGGAAACGACATCCCCCACGGCACCGGGTCAGTTGAAGATGCACTATTCGCCGACCAGACCCCTTCATATCGTCGATTCGGTTAACCTTGTTTCCGAGCGCGAAAGGTGCGGAGCGCTTCTCTTCAAAGACGGCCCCGATGTCTCGGGCTTCAGCGCCGTAGAAATACTTTCGCCCGAGGGCGATCCGGTTGAAGCGGCCGCCCGCCTCTTTGTAGCGCTCCACAACCTGGACAGAGCCGGAATAGACAGGATTTATGCCGAA